From Aegilops tauschii subsp. strangulata cultivar AL8/78 chromosome 5, Aet v6.0, whole genome shotgun sequence:
gatagcaacgtttattatgcagtctgtcgcttttattattttgccatcacaagttcatacaacgctcaattttcccttacactaaatgatccaacATATTTAGAAGCACTTTGTATTTCCttattgcactgatgacaacttacttgaaggatcttactcaatccataggtaggtatggtggactctcgaAAAGGattttgggtttaagggtttttggatgcacaagtagtatctctacttagtacataatttttggctagaaaagatattgagcaagcaccacatgttaaaggatctatgaaaatataacttctatgtgaatatgaacaaacataagtcatcacgttgtcttccttgtccaacgtcaacaattttggcatataatattttggtGGGGggtcacaatcataaaagatgtccaagatagtgtatttgcatctgaatcttctcttcccttattaattctttcatgaattgcatcattgaccaatgctatgcttgtcaatctccaataaattttactacttatacttttccttatgtgatgtcattacttaacgtaagattagcatatgatctttttcatttatttcctttattTTGATTGGAACAAAAAGGCAAAGAAAGCAAAACTCGAACTAAGCTTTATTGTATATCTTGCACACCATTACATAGATAGGTAGAtcatcactaagcaaactctcaaagagaGATCAAACTAAAATTTTATTCAACCAATGCAAAAGGTAACTAAAGATTGAACTAAGATAAATAAAGGCAAAAGAAGTGgtgtgatacgataccggggcacctcccccaagcttggtacaagccaaggggagtgcccatacccgatactcaagtctcctttggtggtgaagaaggtgatggcGGTGGTGGTGATGAGGTAGCAGGTTTATCCTCCGGCTTCCATGGCAGCGGCTCACCATCATAAGAAGAAGCATGGGTCTCACGAGTCCTACAactggcagccaaactcatacctttaaatcTTGCCTCATATAAAAAAGACTTGATTTTGGAGATCGTAGATCTGGCTTTgtaggaagttgatttgctcgttgagggtgaagatgACGTCCTTCATAGACCGACCATCCACCTTGTGATCATGGGTGAAATCCGTAATCATGTggtggttggcgttgagtccgcgctccaccatccccttgcacttGAAAACCTCCTGCTCCATGGCTTCGAGCCTGGCCTCCGCGGTTCCCTTCCCCTTGGGCCCTTGAACATCCCGGATGTggagcaccccctcacgcatctcgaTAGTTTGAGGGTGCTTCGTCACCTCCGACAAGTAGGGGTTAATTACcctctcgaagaacttgtccttggaggagctcgGAGTGgccatggtgatctagatctgtcagaaaagcAACGAGAAAGATGAACATatgatttctccgcgatacggtggtaataggttcggggggtatataaagatttttatcttgggggacaagcaaacggaagaaaaagAGTTGGAAGGtacccaggcgcgccctggtgtcttgttcCCGCCAGGGctgccttcctggttgtttcttattttcctaatttttgtaatattccaaaactgataaaaaatatttttgcggatttttcggagtcggtttacttaccgtatcacgtacctccctttttcaagattctggagtgtttcgggaggtttcttttatgtgttcctccggtgtcatggtttggataacattgctttcaacattaataggcgtacttgagtgataacccacaagtacaggggatcgcaacagtttttgagcgtagagtattcaacccaaatttatagattcgacacaaggggagccaaagaatatttgcaagtattagcaactgagttgtcaattcaatcacacctggagattaattatctacagcaaagtgatcATTAGCACAATAATATGATAGCTTTGATAGTAGTGGTAGCAGCAACAGTAACGGTACCAGTGATAGTAATAGTTTTGTAGCAGTAGCAATAGTAACaacagcagtagtaacttagcaagatcaatatgtaggaaaatcgtaggcattggatcggcaatttgttggatgatattcatcatctGACAGTTacaacctagggcgatacagcactagctcgaattcataaatataatgtaggtatgcattccgtaaatagtcatacgtgcttacgaaaagaacttgtatgacatctcttgttctaccctcccgtggcagcggggtccaaatGAAAActagggatattaaggcctccgagtaccagaacaaagcattaacacataatgaatacatgaactcctcaaattacggtaatcaccggaaagtatcccgcATATTGTCACTAcagggtttacggatcataacacgtaataagtgactatgacttgcaagatcggatctagaacatagatataatggtgatagtataaacggttcagatctggaatcatggcacccgggcccaaagtgtcaagcattaagcatagcaaagtcataccaacatcaatctccgaacataatggatactagggatcaagccctaacaaaactaactcaattacatgatgaatctcatccaactcctcaccgaccagcgagcctacgaaggaattactcactccctgtggagagcatcatggaattggcgatgcaggagggttggtgatgacgaaaaCCGAAGAtacccctcttcggagccccaaacgggctccagatctggcctcccaacGAAGAGTATGAGGTGCAGGCGGCTCCGTATCGCGAAACGAGATAATTCttcctccctgatttttttctccgaaaataggatTTTTATAGCGTCGGAgttagggtctgcggggccaccaggtggggacaacccacttgggcgcgccctggtgggttgtgcccacccaggtgtcccccttcggtggttcttggctccagtatttttctttattcatataaaaaatcctcgcaaagttttgttccaatccgagaacttttatttctgcacaaaaacaataccacgatagttctgctgaaaatagcgtcagtccggattagtttcattcaaatcatgcaaa
This genomic window contains:
- the LOC109775191 gene encoding uncharacterized protein; translation: MATPSSSKDKFFERVINPYLSEVTKHPQTIEMREGVLHIRDVQGPKGKGTAEARLEAMEQEVFKCKGMVERGLNANHHMITDFTHDHKVDGRSMKDVIFTLNEQINFLQSQIYDLQNQVFFI